The following DNA comes from Ooceraea biroi isolate clonal line C1 chromosome 11, Obir_v5.4, whole genome shotgun sequence.
GAATATATCCCCAAAGTTACGCCGCGCGTGCTCCTCGCGcgcgtctttctttctcgagaAAGAAGTGTGTAAACTCGTACACGCGACAAGGTAGCCGTACTTATTCTGTATTTAATACTACAATTTCTTGCCATACTCTAATTGCCATATGGATAGTTTTAGCGTTTATCCTCCGAGGTATGTAACAATCTCATTTGTATCGAAAGAGCGAAACAAATCCTGCGACATAATCGATCAGTGCGCCTATAATATCATTTAGACAAGATCCCCGATATCGTTTGGCACGTTCCTTTGGCTTCTCAAGTGAACGATCCGCTTGATACTCCAGATCCTTAATTCCTAACTTTTATTCTAGTTACGTCGGAAGTAGGAAACCCGCAAGTTTGTAAAGCACAGTTACGCCAGGATCCTCTTTCACATCGTCGTAATAATTCGCGtcgacgcgatcgcgcgcgtctcgGCGGCCTCATTCACGGAATCGCAAATGTATCCGGCAAATGCAAGCTTAACAAAAACTCGCGAAACGTTAATACACGTTTGTCGATATCGCATCAGAAAGAATGCAGGTACACGCGCGTATATACAAATGAAAAGAACTGTCGAGCATCGTGTCACACTTGTGGCTCTCGTCGCGCTCTCGCGCAAGCTCTCGcgtcgtttttatttttaaaaaatcgcatcgtcgtcgtcgtcgtcgcgattTTGTCCGACGGATCCGACGCGATTCGCGCGTAGTCTGCGAGTGCGTCGCGCAAgatcgaatcgcgcgcgagggGAGGATTCAACtataaaggtaaaaaaatatcacCGAATCCTACGCTATTTCCTTCCCCCATAAAGTTCGGTGGCGTGACCGCGCACAAAAATGCCGGGGAACGCGAGGAATTACGCTAACGTGCATCCTAGACATCTTATTTCCTTACGCGTGATGCATCTTCTCTGCCTTGCGTTGCTTCTCTAATATTTACAGCAGCAAACAAATCTCGCGCGCAGTTACGGTCACTCGCAAGACGCCGTAATTAACGTAAGGAAACTGGTTCCCCGTAAAATCGTGCGGCACCTACGGTAGAAGAGGCATGCTTTTAGATTATTGGTTTACTATGTTTAAAAAACATTGAGACGTTAGCGTGTTAACATTAGCGAACGGGAGCTGCGTGCGGTAGCGTAATTGCTCGCATAGCGGCCTCCGAAATTGATCAGCAACAGATCCCCGTATCAAAAGGTGCTCGAATAACGGGTCGAAATCATACACCGATTAATTGTACTCGCCTACTCAATTATCGCTGCCGATGCAGGACGATCGCTGCGTTCACACTCGATGTACCTAGGTGTATTCATGATCAACGTTAGCTGTCGTCGTCGAGTATCTGTCTCGCCGTCATACGTGTGCAGGATGGGTGAAAAAAGTCGCACGAGGCacctctctcgctcgcgtcgTGATGATCATCAGCATCAGTAGCCGAAACCGGCTGAAAAACGGAGACAGTGCGCTCTTGACTGCCGACGGCGGCCCTGCAAACGTATTTTCGCGAGTTTTCCACTTTTCGCGACACTGCACCTGTGTGTAAATGTGTATGTTGATCGCGCGAGAGTGCGTGTTTAGTGTGCGTGGGTATTTTGTACAAGGTACAAGCGCACGCGTGCCGACGCGTACATAGGAACGTCGCTGTCGTTTGAGCAGcgattaattatatacgtTTCTCGCTTGGGGTAACGAGTGAATGAGCGGTACGCAAAGAGCACAcagagagacgagagaacACACCTACGGaacattttcttaaaaagaaaactgacagacaaagagagagagagagagaaagaaacagagagaaagcgcgcgcacgcgcgcgaagtCTGCAGTCTCTAGATGAACGCGATGAACTTTTGACGCCTCGTGGTGACTTGCATGGTCCATGGGAAACGGAACGCAAAATATGACAAACTTAATAAATATCGGAATGACAATTGTGCGATAAAAAGATTGTATCCCTCTACGACGATTGTCGAGGATGCgacgatttataaaaataataaattatgtattatataatctgAGTGAGGTCGCGCGAGGTTCGTCGAAATGAGGAGGGCACGCAGTCTTGAAGTCGCTATAGGCATGTCGGCGCGCGTACGATTGACTTTGATTACTTTATGAGCCATTTCGATCGCTAGAGTCGTGTATCGCTCGACACAGTGCTTTTACTTTATTTCCTagtttatatcatatttttcctttttttctgctttttttttcttttcttttattaactATAGCTCCTCGGCCGCCGTTGTCCGGCAGCCTCGAAAGCGCGCTACGACGTTTCTCCCTTCCGCTGCACCTCGTCTCCCCGTATAATCTTGGTATAATCTCTTAAAGCTTCGTTTGGCACGTATAATTAGAAtgttattttagttttacggAAGAATTCGATTTACCGTTAATCCCTCCATGCTTTTTGTCCTAATCGCTAATTACCCGCTTCCTCAGTACTCTGGCTCGCTGGCCTCGCCCGCATTCATCGAACCCTagttcctcctcctccctcgaTCCCTTCCCcgcattattacatttaacaCATTCATTTACAGTTTTACAGTTTTCGCTACGTCGTAAAATTTACATCGAGTGTTCACATCGCTCGTCGCGATTCTCGCACAATTCTTCGCGCGACGTACAGAGATTATCGTTATCCTTTCGATATCTTTTACTTAAATAGGTTCTTGTGCGATTtagcttttttttctttgtctaGCCCGCCGTTGCCACTCGCCACCGCCGCTTTCCGTCCCTCCCGGAAGAGGCGTTCCCGGAGGTAGGCATCGCGCTGAGCTTCCGACGCGACGGCGATGACGAGCGCACACCCGCGGGGCACCGGTGCACCCTCGACTCCGAGAGCGCACCGGACAAATATAATCCCGAACGCGCGACTTGCGGTCCGGAGAGATATTAATGAACGTTATATATTCATGGCAGTATCCACGTCGCGTTATCTCCTGAAACGCGGAGACCGAGCTGCGTTGCGTTTTGACCGGTGCGTCGACAGCCGGCTCATGCTTCCCATCGCGACGCAAACGGATCCCATTGCCTTTCCTGCAGTCTCCCAGATCTAGCATTTTCTCGAATTCTTCGTCGAACGAGACGACATACAGCATGTCGATGTCTGTATCTGATGTCAATTGTCCAAATCAAAAGGCTCCGATCAGATTTGTTCGACTGAGGGAGTCAGAACTCTGATCGAGATCGAGCGGAGAACCTTCGGTCTATCGAGGAGGTCCGCGACCCAAAAACGTTAAGAACCACTGCCGCGTTAAACATTTACGTGGACCGATATAGACAATCGATACGCGAGGTAACGTCGAAATTCGAGATTATCCGAGAGGACAAATTATAGACAAACAAACCGTTGTGTCGTTCCTACAGTCTTCTGCATAACGCAATTACGGACCCATTTACGTCGCTCTGCGTTACGTCGTTAACCCTCCGACAAGGGTACATCGCAATTCGTCATTAACTCTTTTTATATACGTTAATAGACACcaatgtaattataaactaatataattacgttagagagagatagagagatagagagagagagagagagagaagagagagagagagagcattaAAGTTCGACGTTACGTCGATAACCAAATTGCTAACGTAATTACCGATTAATCAATTTTCGGTGAAAAATGCAGCCGATCGCACGGCACGAAAAGGACGTGGTCATCAAAGGGTTAATCTCTCATCCTGGTGAATTCGAAACCGTTAGCTCCGCTTACTCCTCTTCGCAGCGAAGCCAAATCACGACACGCTGATCCGCGGGTATTGGTACCGACGTTGCGAACGATCCGTTGATCAGGATCCAAAGGGGAGAGCCCATATGCGATCGCACGCTGAATCCGTAGTACTTGTACATGCGGAGGATCGCATGCGCGAAGCTCGATGGTGGCCTGAATCGCCGGTCTCCCCGCTTCCACTTCTTCATGCGCTCTAGGAAACGCGTGAAAAGGGAGGAAAGTAAACCGTACAGTAAATAATACGAGTGAGAATAAGATGATGACgctgatgacgatgacgatgacgatgacgatgacgatgacgatgatgatgacaatGATGACAACGATGATACAGAGTCGCTTCGGTGCATGTATACGCCAGAatatgcgtgcgcgcgcgcatggtCGTTGACCCCCGATTCTTGGGTGCGGATATTGGGATAGCGCGAGGGGTGGGTCGCCGATGCGCAGAAAGCGAGGCGCACGCATACCATCGGTTACTGATGTCATCCCCGGTCGACCGCGCCGCCGCGGTTTCTGCTGTGCCACTTGCACTTGAGAATCCTCACGTAGGTTCGGCGGAAGGCCGCGTTACACAGCGCGTAGCACACCGGGTTCACAGTACTGTTGATGTAGCAaaggtaataaaaaaagtcCCAAAGCTCCTGCGGAATGTACCACGAGCAGGCGGTGAGGGACTTGAGGAGTACCAGGATGTTGTACGGAGTCCACGTGATGATGAACGCGAGCAGGATCGCCGAGAGTGTCTTCGCGGCCTTGCGGTCGGCCTTCTTCTCCTgcagcttcttcttcttcttgttcgGCTGCTTGTTCAGTATACCCTTGCCCGTGGTCAGCGCCTTCGGTATGTTCTTCGCGTTCAGCGGCATCCTGATGTCCGGCATCTGCGACGGCCTCCTCATCACCGCCGTCGAGGAGGTTGACACGGTGCCAGGGCCGAGACGGAGACCCTTCGTGGCTGCGCCGTCTCGGCCACCGCTAATGTCACCGCCGTCGTCCTCGCTGTCCTCCATCATGCTGTGCAGCTGGGTCGTCACGGAATCATCGTGGATCATCCTTATGGTCGGCCCCTCGCTATACTTACCGCCGTTACTCGGCAATTTGATCACAATCGTATAAACCTGGAAATAAACCAGGCGCAGCGTAGTGTTAGTTCTAACatcaaaaatcattaatttagacgataataatcaatgaaaaataatttattcaatggCGGATAACGTTAGTAAAGTATAAGAAACGAAATAACTCTAATGGTTTCGCATAATGCGGGATGATATCCGGCATGGAATGCATTAGGAGAATTACGTACGGAATCGCTGGAAATAGTCTTGAGATCGGTCGACCGCGCCGACTTTTTGTACTCGTGAAACGCCGCGACCTTATCCAGAGTGACTCCCGTGGTCTGTATCGCGCTGAGAGAAGGACACCGCGATACCGTGCTGGGAAGCGGCGTCTCGGCCGACAACGGTGTGAGCGTCTCCTCGTAGCCGGCCCCAGTGCGACTGCTCTCCTGTCCCGCGatctcctcgtcgtcgtcctcatcGTCCCGTCCGCTGTGCCACCACGCGATGCACCACAACTTCAGCCAGGTCCAGGACAACGGCCTGTGCTGTTCACCGAAAGCGGAACAGATTATAAGATGATGATGAGGAGGAGTTGTAGGATTGCGACCGTGATCGATCTGAAATTGCACCAGCGGATGTAACTTTGCATTATAATAACAGAACTTTCTTCTGAGATTCTTAAAGTGATGTAGAGTATTCATGCTAGAATAAATCCTTTCCGAGCAACTGAAGAGACGTGCAAagtacataatatatgtagtataataataaaaaaatataaagaaatatgaaacataattcataaaataatagtagaccataaatgtttattaaacacatataaatatatataactttatacGAAAACCTCCCCTCCCGCACAGTGTGATTAAAATACTctggaaataattataaattctgtATGTACCAAGATAATAAACGCTACGcttgaaaattaaaagcaaAGACGCTTTGATAGGAGTTATACGGgtacaaaattacaatttttaacggcaTTTATAAAGAGAGATCTATAAAGAGAATAATTGAAGCGCGCGTGATGCAAAGTTATTATCCCCGTTGGTGTAATCTCGTTCCGGCTCATAGCGTGATTGTACTTACGCTTTTATATTGCGGATAGTGCTTATCAATGTAGGAAACGGCGATGTGCGTGGCGTGCGAGGCTTCCTCACCGGTACTCGACTCGCTCCGCTGTCTCTTACACTCCTCCATGTCTAAAGTCTCGTCGCTACGGAAAACGTAACAATGAGTATCCCGCATCGTATCCCTGATCCTTTCGACCACGCGACAATTGCGAAGTTGCTCGCGTTATCGAAAAGCACACGCCGCGTAAGTCTACGTAAGTTAAACGCTTATGTAAGTCCGCGAGAAAATATTCCTCTCGGAATCAAGATTAAAACAAACAGGAAACTTCTCGTGATATAAGTAACGGGATTCAGAGAGGaagaatattcttaataaGAATCAAGATCAAACCAAACGTCGAAAGAATCGAGTCAGAACCATTTGACTTTTATACTcggttataaaatatccagttaTAAAAGGGGgtaaaattacgaaaataaaatactattgATAGGGTAAAGAAAATTGACTAATCTAACGATACTCCTTAATCGGTCATTCACTGGTGCATGTCTACGTTACGTCACAAACCAGGGAGTGTCGATCTTCCAAGCGGTCAATGCGTTACCATCTCTTTCTTGTGCAGGGGTTTCAATTGCGTTTTTGGTGACGTGCTGACGACAAGTTCGAAGGGAGAAACAGTTGAAAATGTTAGTTACCACCTCGAGTTGCTGCGCTTGCTCGCGTCTTGCTTGCCGGCCTGCAAGTTCGGTAGGTCCTTTTGCCgtttcttcgtctctttccaGATTCGCCAATATAGGATTATCATTACGGTGACGGGGAGGTAAAACGCGGCGATGGCCGTGCCGAAGGTGATGTAGTGGTTCGTCTCGATGAACTGGATGTAGCACGCGGATTTCGGCACAGTCCTTTGACCCTCGATGTACGGCCACGCGTAGATCCAGGGTGGCCAAAGAAGCAGCGATATACCCCAGGCGGATGCTGGAAGCAAGAAACCGATTAACGTTGCCCTGGATATTTTTCCACGAATATTTAATGCGTGTTCAATGAAATTAACTTTACACGATTTCGCGTTAAAGTATATCGAACATCATTGTTCAGTATAACGAAATTGAATTActtcaatattaattgaaataattaatattgatgttTCAATATTCTAACACAGAAGCGCGTAACGTTGAAAATTTcgcgtataataaaatgccaACGAGTCTTGTAAAGaaacatacgtatatatatgtataaatttgtgatataaataaattagactACTACTTACTACATTTTACTATATTCTGGCACTTACTGATCATGATTGCGGCTTTGACAGTGGTCCTCTTGGCTCGATAGGTGAGCGGCCGCGTGACGGAAAAGTACCTGTCGAAGCTGATGATGAGCAAGTTGAGGACCGACGCGTTACTCGCAAGATAGTCGAGGGCTAGCCACGTGTCGCATACGTGAGGCCCGAGCGGCCAGTAACCGAGCACCGTGTACAACGTGAACAGGGGCATGGAGAATAGGCCGATCGCAAAGTCGGCCACCGCCAGGCTGAAAAGGAAGTAATTGGAGATCGTCTGCAGCTGCTTGTCGATCTTGAACGATATCATGACCATTATGTTGCCGAGGACCGTGGTAAGACTGAGGAAGACGGCGACCACCACTATCATCACACGCCCCCATACGCCGTACTGATGGGGCTCACCGCCGCAGTCGAGACCGTTGCTGATGTTGTAGCTGTCATTGCTGGGTATCTCCACCGTCGGAGTAACGTTCATGTCTGACggcctgtctctctctctggctctctctctttttcttcctttctctgtctctttctctctcttctactAGTTATCCCTCGTCGCGTCCCCGGAAGTCGCTCTAGTGTCTTACCTACCCTCGTTCTGGCACTTTGCGACCGATACGGTTACCGATTCGCGCGGGCGATCGTACGTCTAGTTCTCCCGCGAGCTCTCGCCTCGGATTCCAACGATCTTCGGGGTACCGCCACCTCCGCGAAGCCCTCCTCTCCCTCACCCACCCTGGCGACCGCGTG
Coding sequences within:
- the LOC105277968 gene encoding LOW QUALITY PROTEIN: uncharacterized protein LOC105277968 (The sequence of the model RefSeq protein was modified relative to this genomic sequence to represent the inferred CDS: inserted 2 bases in 1 codon), whose product is MAKWGEGDPRWIVEERPDATNVNNWHWTEKNACAWSQEKLKELFVNSKIEGDEVLCEIVEMEKCEGEAVANNRKGKLIFFYEWNIVLKWKSTTKSNNTIEGKINIPNLSEENDISEVDIEITLKESTDEGEGIKKFLHMKGKDILREKLKKYVSSLKEEFARGMILPKKDNVKENISSITSGFNVKMQMNAAVTPTNDNKSAGCKIGTTTIKQQIKFQCRAREFYNVFTTIEMVQAFTHGVVKLEPKKNGHFELFGGNIHGEFLEITPAKIVQKWRCKQWPSGHFSEVTLDICERSDHTEVILTQIGVPVSEETVTKENWDKYYWDAIKRTFGFGCFIDRADVVSKEIFAEREVSSENPPLDRCRSRAENAELPVCIDEKYLAADYVFYCTELGCTYIHRFLLRASPDLVAATAVARPXYSPPHRQASSMPCALNGDVIALHTWRNMHPSTPLPQQQLDRLARDIELAAFDEESVTVMAITDENTTTEAVDEEEEEDEEEEEEEEKKKNEEEEKGRDRNGNIGGGVPARRIPVSRDEEAKRERARERDRPSDMNVTPTVEIPSNDSYNISNGLDCGGEPHQYGVWGRVMIVVVAVFLSLTTVLGNIMVMISFKIDKQLQTISNYFLFSLAVADFAIGLFSMPLFTLYTVLGYWPLGPHVCDTWLALDYLASNASVLNLLIISFDRYFSVTRPLTYRAKRTTVKAAIMITSAWGISLLLWPPWIYAWPYIEGQRTVPKSACYIQFIETNHYITFGTAIAAFYLPVTVMIILYWRIWKETKKRQKDLPNLQAGKQDASKRSNSSDETLDMEECKRQRSESSTGEEASHATHIAVSYIDKHYPQYKSHRPLSWTWLKLWCIAWWHSGRDDEDDDEEIAGQESSRTGAGYEETLTPLSAETPLPSTVSRCPSLSAIQTTGVTLDKVAAFHEYKKSARSTDLKTISSDSVYTIVIKLPSNGGKYSEGPTIRMIHDDSVTTQLHSMMEDSEDDGGDISGGRDGAATKGLRLGPGTVSTSSTAVMRRPSQMPDIRMPLNAKNIPKALTTGKGILNKQPNKKKKKLQEKKADRKAAKTLSAILLAFIITWTPYNILVLLKSLTACSWYIPQELWDFFYYLCYINSTVNPVCYALCNAAFRRTYVRILKCKWHSRNRGGAVDRG